From the Arctopsyche grandis isolate Sample6627 chromosome 11, ASM5162203v2, whole genome shotgun sequence genome, one window contains:
- the Mpi gene encoding mannose phosphate isomerase, producing MELQCSVQNYDWGKLGHESEVARLAAICSKSITVDESKPYAELWMGTHVNGPSFVVDTDESLSVWLQRNMDSLGSDVRKEFGDQLPFLFKVLSVRKALSIQAHPNKKHAEELHISRPDLYKDPNHKPELAIALTPFQAMCGFRSIDEIQYFLKELPELQTVLGEELCKNLLSADSDNKVYLKEAFRQLMQCDTTIIDKTLIEFLKRAEGESKEYQDKFLYQLLKRLHSEFPSDRGCWCIYFLNYVILKPGEAIFLGPNVPHAYLFGDCIECMACSDNVVRAGLTPKFIDVPTLIEMLIYESQAVDNIIFKPITEDAYTKVWRPPVKDFAVAEIRIPANSTSSYNTIMRPSASILLVISGNAKVSDSLETDIVRGSVLYLKASRQLTITKKDDSEDLIIYQAMCNFQ from the exons ATGGAGTTGCAATGTTCAGTGCAGAACTACGACTGGGGTAAACTGGGACATGAGAGTGAAGTAGCTCGTTTAGCAGCAATATGCAGCAAATCTATCACCGTGGACGAGAGCAAGCCGTACGCTGAACTATGGATGGGCACGCATGTGAACGGACCGAGCTTTGTAGTCGACACCGACGAAAGCCTTTCTGTGTGGCTGCAAAGAAACATGGATTCTTTAGGGTCAGACGTTCGTAAAGAGTTCGGAGATCAATTGCCGTTCCTTTTCAAAGTACTATCTGTAAGGAAAGCTCTTTCTATTCAGGCACATCCGAATAAA AAACACGCTGAAGAATTACATATCAGCAGGCCAGATTTATATAAGGATCCAAACCACAAACCAGAATTGGCTATTGCTTTAACGCCGTTCCAAGCTATGTGTGGTTTTCGCAGTATTGATGAAATTCAGTATTTCTTAAAAG AACTACCCGAATTGCAGACTGTATTAGGAGAGGAATTGTGCAAAAATTTGTTGTCCGCTGATTCAGACAACAAGGTTTATCTGAAGGAAGCCTTTCGACAGCTGATGCAATGCGATACAACGATTATTGATAAAACTTTAATTGAGTTTTTAAAGCGAGCCGAAGGTGAAA GCAAAGAGTATCAAGATAAATTTTTATACCAGCTATTGAAAAGATTGCATAGTGAATTTCCCAGTGATCGTGGATGCTGGTGCATATACTTCTTGAACTACGTCATACTCAAACCCGGCGAAGCTATTTTTCTCGGACCTAACGTTCCCCACGCTTATTTATTTGGAG ATTGTATTGAATGCATGGCATGTTCCGATAATGTTGTTAGAGCTGGGCTCACACCAAAATTTATCGACGTGCCGACATTGATCGAAATGTTAATCTACGAGAGTCAAGCTGTcgataatataattttcaaaccaATAACAGAGGATGCTTATACTAAAGTTTGGAGGCCGCCCGTTAAAGATTTTGCAGTAGCTGAAATAAGA attccTGCTAATTCTACGTCGTCTTATAACACAATCATGAGACCGAGTGCTAGTATATTATTGGTTATTTCGGGCAACGCCAAAGTCAGCGATAGCTTAGAAACGGACATAGTCAGAGGAAGTGTTTTATACTTGAAAGCATCGAGACAGTTAACGATTACTAAGAAAGATGACAGTGAGGATTTGATTATATACCAAGCTATGTGTAATTTTCAATGA
- the pit gene encoding putative ATP-dependent RNA helicase pitchoune: MSVTDKILMRKIKKREQKKLKLLKNRETENKFDVTENDEAEDTKEVKLVTMEDLKGSLKRSNGDDGTSKRKKKRKKNKSESEESDNEIPEEIADDPDESTDIKVEKLGHTEDINKKLPGSMVSLSILSDTKFSCLEDKVCDLTLMAIKDMEFTTMTEIQARAIPSLLEGRDLVGAAQTGSGKTLAFLIPAIELIYKLKFMPRNGTGCIIISPTRELSMQTFGVLKELMKYHHHTYGLIMGGASRATEQQKLSKGINIVVATPGRLLDHLQNTPDFLYKNLQCLVIDEADRILDIGFEEELKQIINLLPKRRQTMLFSATQSEKTKNLTNLALKKEPIYVGVDDHRETATVAGLEQGYIVCPSEKRLLVLFTFLKKNRRKKVMVFFSSCMSVKYHHELFNYIDLPVLSIHGKQQQTKRTTTFFQFCNADSGILLCTDVAARGLDIPAVDWIVQFDPPDDPKEYIHRVGRTARGLGGAGHALLILRPEELGFLRYLKHAKVPLNEFEFSWSKIADIQLQLEKLISKNYFLHQSAKEAFKSYVRAYDSHQLKTIFDVDTIDLLKVGKSFGFTTPPSIDLRVSGNKKDDRPRKKTGGGGYGFFNKMNNPGGGGKRDERTTIYRQPKPGSVGRTDRRQFTR, encoded by the exons ATGTCGGTCACCGACAAAATCCTGATGAGGAAGATCAAAAAGCGAGAGCAAAAGAAGCTGAAACTCTTGAAGAACAGAGAAACGGAAAACAAATTTGATG TTACAGAAAATGATGAAGCAGAGGATACAAAAGAAGTTAAACTGGTTACAATGGAAGATTTGAAAGGCTCACTCAAAAGATCAAACGGAGACGATGGAACCT CAAAACGTAAAAAGAAACGCAAGAAGAATAAAAGTGAATCGGAAGAGTCCGATAATGAAATTCCAGAAGAAATTGCAGATGATCCTGACGAATCCACTGATATAAAAGTTGAGAAATTAGGACACACTgaggatataaataaaaaat TACCGGGTTCGATGGTCAGCTTGAGCATTTTATCCGACACAAAATTCAGCTGCTTAGAAGACAAAGTGTGTGATTTGACTTTGATGGCTATCAAGGATATGGAGTTTACAACGATGACAGAAATTCAAGCTAGAGCAATTCCATCTCTGTTGGAAGGTCGCGATTTAGTCGGAGCTGCTCAAACTGGCTCCGGAAAGACTTTAGCCTTCTTGATACCCGCAATCGAATTAATCTATAAACTTAAATTCATGCCACGCAATG gCACTGGATGTATAATTATATCTCCGACTCGAGAATTGTCAATGCAAACTTTCGGAGTGTTGAAAGaattgatgaaatatcatcaccATACATACGGATTAATTATGGGTGGTGCTAGCCGTGCTACAGAACAACAAAAGCTATCGAAAG GTATCAATATTGTCGTCGCTACACCTGGACGTCTCCTCGATCATCTTCAAAACACTCCAGATTTCCTTTATAAGAACTTGCAATGCTTAGTAATTGATGAAGCTGATCGAATTTTGGATATTGGTTTCGAAGAAGAGTTGAAACAAATCATCAATCTCTTACCGA AACGGAGACAGACTATGTTGTTCAGCGCTACTCAATCAGAGAAGacgaaaaatttaacgaatctCGCTCTCAAAAAGGAACCAATATACGTCGGAGTCGATGATCATCGTGAAACTGCAACCGTCGCTGGTTTGGAACAAGG ATACATTGTCTGTCCGTCGGAGAAGAGATTATTAGTACTGTTCACATTTTTGAAGAAGAATCGGCGCAAGAAAGTTATGGTCTTCTTCTCCAGTTGCATGTCTGTTAAATATCATCACGAGCTGTTTAATTATATCGATTTGCCCGTTTTATCCATTCAT GGTAAACAACAGCAAACGAAGAGAACGACTACCTTTTTCCAATTTTGTAATGCTGACAGTGGTATATTATTGTGCACCGACGTTGCTGCAAGAGGTCTTGACATTCCTGCCGTTGATTGGATAGTTCAGTTCGATCCACCTGATGATCCAAAA GAATACATTCACCGAGTGGGACGTACCGCTCGTGGACTCGGAGGGGCTGGTCATGCTTTGCTCATTCTCCGTCCTGAAGAACTTGGTTTCCTTCGATATTTGAAACATGCCAAAGTACCCCTCAATGAATTCGAATTTTCCTGGTCAAAGATTGCCGACATTCAATTGCAG CTTGAAAAGTTGATATCAAAGAACTACTTCTTGCACCAGTCGGCGAAAGAAGCATTCAAAAGCTATGTACGAGCTTACGATTCGCACCAACTGAAGACTATCTTCGACGTTGACACTATAGATCTGTTGAAAGTCGGAAAATCTTTCGGATTTACAACACCGCCTTCTATAGATCTTC GTGTATCCGGAAACAAAAAGGACGACCGTCCTCGCAAAAAGACGGGAGGAGGAGGCTACGGTTTCTTCAACAAAATGAATAATCCAGGTGGAGGCGGCAAGAGAGACGAAAGAACTACCATATACCGTCAACCGAAGCCAGGATCTGTCGGAAGAACAGACAGACGACAGTTCACAAGATAA